The following nucleotide sequence is from Cellvibrio sp. PSBB006.
CGGACTCATCATTTCTGGCTGGCGCAGTGGAAAGCTGTTTTCTAAATCGAATAAATGGCCTTTCCTCATGCATAGACTCGTCAATAGTGCCGTCTTCTATGTTGATTTTTGCGGTATCGACGGTACAGACCTGTAGTCTGGCAGTTGTGACGATAACGCTAAAGTAAACCTTAATTTCTTCATGATTGGCGAAGGCCAGCGGAGCCTCTTCCGTAGCAAGGGCCTCGGTCGCGGAGATAATTTCGCCTGCGGTTCGTTCCAACATTGGGCGAGCTTTCTGATCTTGGCCGTTTACTACACAATAGCTTGACTGAGGACAATCTGGTTCTGCCGTGAGTTGGTGCCAATCAAAGTAGCTGAGTCGCTCGCCATTATAGTAAGAGACCCACCCTTTGCAGAATCTACGATCGTTTGCCTCTCTTTCTGAGCACAAGAATATCCAATCTTGGTCAAGCACTCGCTTGCACTCTATGACCAATACTGTGGATTTATTTCGATCTTCGATTACAAGATCAATAAAACCGGACTGACCGTCTCGCGAATTGCTCCATGAATGCTCTTCAAATTTGACCCGCCACCCGTGCTGGGACGCCGAGTCTTCAAGGACGTGTTGTAGCCCTAGCTGCAGGGGGAATCCAGATCGATTAACGATTTCTCTTAACTTTTGAGCGTCCAATATCGACTCCTAGTAGCTAACGTCCGCAACACCGGGCAAATTGGAGCGCAGCGGAAATTTAATCCGCATGATTGCGCTTGTTAAAGCTTGGTGGCAATTGTATAAACATGCTTTTCTGGGTATTGGTCTAGTTCAAGATGCAAAACAGACAAGCCATTATTTATAAGTATCTGAACATTTTCGTTAATACCAATAGAGCTGTAGTAAAATATGTCATCGTGCCACCGATCAGAATGCTCTCCTTCAGCGTCGCCAAATGTATATATCAGTATGCCGCCTTCTTCCAAGAGCTGACACAGCTTTGACACGACAGGTTTTTGCATAGCCAACGGTAAGTGGAAAATGCTATCCCATGCAACGATGAAATCGAACTTCTCTTCTGTTTTCCAAGAGCCGATGTCGTCATGCAAAAATTTGTGTTCTGGATGGTTTGCGCTAGCCAACCTAATCATTTCTTTTGACACATCAAGACCTGTAACAGAGAATCCGCTACTTTCTAATATGCGTACAAACCTACCACCAGAACCACAACCTACATCAAGGGCTTTTCCACTGCGCCGCGCAAAGTTAACAGCTCGTTGGAATTGATTTACACCATAAGCAGAATCTACGTGATGGTCATGCCACCACTGAGCAATTTTGTCGTATTTCGTTCCTAGTACAGATGGTTCCATTTTATT
It contains:
- a CDS encoding trans-aconitate 2-methyltransferase, yielding MEPSVLGTKYDKIAQWWHDHHVDSAYGVNQFQRAVNFARRSGKALDVGCGSGGRFVRILESSGFSVTGLDVSKEMIRLASANHPEHKFLHDDIGSWKTEEKFDFIVAWDSIFHLPLAMQKPVVSKLCQLLEEGGILIYTFGDAEGEHSDRWHDDIFYYSSIGINENVQILINNGLSVLHLELDQYPEKHVYTIATKL